Genomic segment of Verrucomicrobiia bacterium:
ACCCGCCCGCTCTTGGGCTCCACCACCCGCGCCCCCAGCGCAGGCGTGATCCCATCCGATTTCAGCACAAAATTATGGTCATAACCCCGCGTGCGCGCCAGCTCCTTGATCCGGGCGCCAATCGGCGTCGGTTGCGTAAAATCCAGCGGCGTGCCCTTCACAAAAAGGATCTCCCCCGTGGGAATCAACCCCTCATCCGCAGGCGTGTAAAAATCTGCCAACAGTTGCAACTCATGCCCCAGCACGTCCCCGCTGTCGTGCCCCCCCAGGTTGAAGTAACTGTGATTGGTGAGGTTGACGATCGTGTCCTTGTCCGAAGTGCTCTCGTAATCAATCCGCAGCTCGTTCTCCACCGTCAACGCATAGGTCACCGTCACCTGCAGGTTGCCGGGATACCCCTCCTCGCCGTCCGGGCTGCGGTAGCGCAAACGCACGCCAGCGGCCGAGGCTGAGGAAAACGGCTCCGCCTGCCACACCTGTTTATCGAAACCACGCCGCCCGCCGTGAATATGATTTTTGCCATTGTTGGCCGCCAGTTTATACACCTGGCCGTTAAGCACAAATTGCGCCCCGCCAATGCGATTCGCAAATCGCCCTACCGTGGCCCCAAACAACGGATGCCCCTTCACATACGGCCCCAGTTGATCAAATCCCAACACCACATCCCGGCTTTGCCCCTGCCGATCCGGCACATGCAGCTCCACCAATATCGCCCCATAGGTCATCACTTTTGCCGTCAGCCCGCGCCCATTGCGCAGGGTGAAAAGCTCAATCACCGTCCCGTCGGCCATCTTGCCAAATTCACTTCGCTCCACCACGGGAGCCGCGGCGGCGCCCCACGCCCCGCCCGTCATGGCCACCCCCACCAATAACCAGCGTGGTACAAAGTTTTGCATCATGCCCCCAGCCTACGCCCCGCCCCCTGTCTTGACAACCGGTTTGTGGCCGCCAGAATGGCCCCGTATGAAACGCTCCTCCATCTCTCGCCGCCAGTTCCTGCGCCACTCCGCCGCCGCTTCTGCCGCCCTCGCCCTGCCCACCCTCATCCCCCGCCACGTCCTGGGCGCTGAGGGACAGCCCGGCGCCAATGAACGCATCAACATCGGTTTTATCGGCATCGGCCGCCAGGCCACCGGCCTGCTCTCCGGCGCCTTGCGCAGCAAAACCGCCCGCATCGGCGCGTTTGCCGATGTCAATCTCAGCCGCGCCCAGAAAAATGCCTCCGCTCTGGGCGCCACCGCCTATCAGGATTACCGCCATCTGCTCGACCAGAAGGACATTGATGCCGTGGTCACCGCCACCCCGGAACATTGGCGCATCCTCATCGTCCTCCACGCCTGCCAGGCCGGCAAGGATTTGTACGTGGAAAAACCGCTCTCCCTCACCGTCAAAGAAGGCCGCTGGATGGTCACGGCTGCCCGCAAATACAAGCGCATCATTCAGGTGGGCAGCCAGCAACGCTCCGACCCCCTCGATGTCGCCGCCTGCGAATTCGTCCGCAGTGGTGGCCTGGGCAAAATCACCAAAGTGGTGGCCTCCAATTATCCCAGCCCCTGGGAATACAACCTGCCCCCGGAACCCGTCCCGGAGGGATTGGATTGGAATATGTGGTGCGGCCCGGCGCCGCTGGTGCCTTTCAGTCAGTCCCTCTACGTCCCCCGCGAAGTTGGCCAGCCCGGTTCTCCAGGTTGGGCCGCCCCCGGTTGGCTCTCCTTCCGCCCTCATTCAGGCGGCGAAGTCACCGGCTGGGGTTCTCATGGCTTTGACATGATTCAATACGCCCTCGGCATGGATGACAGCGGCCCGGTCGAAATCTGGCCCGTGGGCAAAAAATTTGAGGCCCCCACCTACGACAAACCGGAAAGCAAGGCGCGGGGCGATAAAATCACCAGCGAGCCCCTCGTCTATTTCAAATACGCCAACGGCGTGGTGGTGGAACCCGGCAACGCCCCCGGCTTCGGCTGTGTGGTCCATGGCGAAAAAGGCTGGCTCCGCATTGACCGCGGCCGGCTGGACTCCCAACCGGAAGACATCTACGAAAAGCTCATGCGGGAACGCCCCAAAATCCCCGGCCACATCGAAAACTGGCTCCAGTGCATCAAGTCCCGCAAATTGCCCACCGCGGATGTCGAAATCGGCCATCGCTCGGCCACCGTGTGTCACCTCGTCAACATCTGCCGCTGGACCGGCCGCAAACTGCGCTGGGACCCCGTCAAAGAAATTTTCCCTGACGACCCGGAGGCCAATCAACACCTGGACCGCGAGCGCCGCAAGGGATTTGAAGTGCCGGCGGTCATCTGACCTCTCCGCCAGCGCTTCAAGGCCTGCTCACCAGTGCTTTGTTTCGCCTGCAAGGTAATTGGGTATTTTTTTATGAAAAGCATCTTCCCTCTGACGCTGTCCCTCCTGGCAGTTTTCCTGGCCGCCCCAACCCTTTCACTGCCGGCGGCCACGCCACCCCCGCCCCAAGCCCGCCTGGGCATGAATCTTAATGGCCCGGCAGACTGGAACACGGAACTTCCTTTCGTGGACGTATCGCGCCTCGCCCGGCCCTGGATCAGCCAGAAAAAAGGACAGCCCTGGGGCAAAGGCCCGCCACTGGCCCTCGACCCGCTCGGTTACGTCACCCGTCTGGAACCCGACTGTTTCGCCGAAACCTTGATGTGCACCATCGAAGGCGGCCATTATCCTTCAGGCGAATACACCCTCCTCTACGAAGGCGAGGGCCAGTTCGACTTCAACAACGGCACCGTCCTCTCCCGCCAGCCCGGCCGCATCGTCTTCAAGGTGGATGCCTCGCGCGGCGCCTTTTTCCTGCGCCTCACCCAGATCAATCCGGCCAACTACCCCCGCAACATTCGGGTCCTCATGCCCGGCTTTGAAAAGAACTACCGCGAGCAACTGTTTCATCCCGCCTTCCTCCGGCGTTGGCAGGGCATCGCCTGTTTCCGATTCATGGACTGGCAGGAAACCAACAACTCCAAACAACATAAATGGGCCGATCGCCCCAAACCGGAGGAATTCACCTGGAGCCGCGCCGGCGTGCCCGTGGAAGTCATGGTGGACTTGTGCAACCGCTTGCAGGCCGACGCCTGGTTCTGCATGCCCCATCTGGCCGATGACGAATACGTGCGCGAATTCGCCCGGCTGGTCCAAGCCCGCCTCCACCCCCGCGCCCGCGTGTACGTGGAGCTTTCCAACGAGCTGTGGAACAGCATGTTTCAGCAATCCCGCTGGGCTGGCGAGGAAGGCCGCAAACTGGGCTTTGCCGAAAAACCGTGGGAGGCCGGCTGGCGCTTCACCGCCCATCGCTCCGTCCAAATCTTCAAGATCTGGGAGGAAATCTTTGGGGGACGCAACCGCCTAATCAGAGTCCTGGCTTCCCAGGCGGCCAACCCCTATGTCTCCGAGCGCATCGTCGAGTGGCAGGAAGCCTTCAAACACGCCGACGCCCTCGCCATTGCCCCCTACCTCAGTTGCAACATCCCCAAAGAAGGCAAGGAGCTTAACGAAGCCATGGTCGCCACCTGGCACGTGGAACAGGCCCTGGACTATCTGGAAAACAAAGCCCTGCCCGAATCCATCCGATGGATCCAGGGTAACAAGAAAATTGCGGATAAATACGGCCTGAAACTCATCGCCTACGAAGCCGGACAACACATGGTTGGCCTGGGCGATGTCGTGAACAATGACCAAATCACCAAACTCCTCCATGCAGCCAACCGCCACCCCCGCATGGGCCAGATTTATGAAAAATATTATGCCGCCTGGCAAAAGGAAGGCGGCGACCTGCTCTGCTATTTCGCCTCCGTCGGCCGCTGGAGCAAGTGGGGAAGCTGGGGGATCATGGAGTATTACGACGAAAACCCCGCTCTATCCCCCAAATTCATGGCCACCATGCGCTGGGCCAAGGCCTTGGGACAGCCGATCAACCTGCCCTGAACCGCCCCTTCCCCGCTCCTCTCCATTGCGCCATCCAGCTCCGCCTGGCGTTCTCCTCAACCAGCCAAAATGCCCGGCCCAGTCTCCCGGAGCAGCAATCCTTGTGCCGTTTTTTCTAAATCTGCTTGTGCATCCGTCAGGGCGCGGTACATTACCGGTGAATGGCGCAAGGTTTGCATCTGACTCAGTCGTTGAAGCAAACGCTGGTGCTGGCGCCCCAAATGCAACAGTCACTGGCGTTGTTGCAAGCCCCTATTCTTGAGCTTAAAGCGCTGGTCGAAAAGGAGTTGCAGCAAAACCCCGTCCTCGAGGAATTACCCCCCTCAGCCTCCGATACCCAGGAAAAAACTGAAGCCGACCCCGGCGAAATCCCCGCCAGCCGTTTGGACCCAGCCGAGCCTCCCCCGGACGTCACCTACGACCCCGCCACCGAACGGGAATCCAAAGCCCCCGTGGACGATTTCCAGGCGGAGTTCGAGCGGCTGGCCCAACTGGACCAGGAATGGCGCGACCACTTCAGCCAGACCCAGACCCCCCTCCGCAGCCGCGAAGAAGATGAGGAAAAACGGGCTTATATGTTTGAAAGCCTCACCAACGGCGTCTCCCTCCAGGAAGACCTGTTGGAGCAAATGCGCCTCTCCGACCTGACCCCCGAACAGCGCCCCATCGCCGAGCTTATCATCGGCAACATTGATGAAAATGGCTACCTCAAGGCTTCAGTGGACGAACTCTCCTTCTCCACCAACGTTCCCAGGGAGCAAATTGAAGCCGTCCTGAAGGTCATTCAAAGCTTCCACCCCCCCGGCGTCGGAGCGCGCGATTTGCGCGAATGTCTCCTCCTGCAGTTGGAGCGCGCCGGACGCCAGGATTCCCTGGAATACAAAATCATCCAAAACCACATGGATGAACTGGGCCGCCGCCGCTTTCCCGAAATCGCCCGGGCGCTCAACGTCCAGGTCGCCGAGGTGCAGGAAGCCGCCCGCCGCATCGCCAATCTCGACCCCCGTCCCGGCCGGGCCATCTCCGCCGAACCGGATGTGTACATCGTCCCGGAAGTCTTTGTCACCAAAAGCGGCGATGACTACGTGGTCACCCTCAATGACGAGCACATCCCGCGTCTGCGCATTAGCAACCAATACAAGGACCTGATGGCCCAGCCCAACAGCGATGACGAGGTCCGCGATTACATCCGCAACAAAATCCAGGCCGGCAAATTCCTCATCAAAAGCATCCACCAGCGCCAGCAAACCATCCTCAACATCGCCAAAGAAATCGTGAAGCGCCAGCGCGACTTCATGGAAAAAGGCGTCTCCGCCCTCAAACCCATGACCATGGCCCAGGTGGCGGAGGCCGTGGGCGTCCATGAAACCACGGTCAGCCGCGCCGTCTCCGGCAAATACATGCAGACCCCCCAGGGTGTCTTCGAAATGCGCTATTTCTTCACCAGCGGTCTGCAAACCACCAACGGCGACGGCGTCTCCAATGCCACCGTCAAGGAAATGATCGCCGAGCTTTTCCGCAACGAATCTCCCAAATACCCCCTGAGTGACGAGGAGGTCGTCCGCCTGCTCAAAGAAAAGGGCATCGTCATCGCCCGCCGCACCGTGGCCAAATACCGCGCCGAGCTGGGCATCCTGCCCTCCAATTTGCGGAAGGTGTACTGAGGCAATCGCCGGCCTCCAGGCGCCTCACCCCGCCTTCGGCTCCGTCCCCTGCCCCAGCCGTTGCAACCGGTATTTCCCTTCCAGTATCCTTTGCCACCACGGCTCGTTCTCCAAATACCATTGCACCGTTTGCCGAAACCCCGATTCACGATCCTGCCGCGGCACCCAGCCCAGCTCCCGCCGAATCTTCGAGGCATCTATGGCATAGCGCATATCATGCCCGGGCCGGTCCGGCACAAACGCTATTTGTTGCGCATACGATTTGCCGCCCCCGGCCGGCCGCAGCTCATCCAAAATCCGG
This window contains:
- a CDS encoding galactose mutarotase, which translates into the protein MQNFVPRWLLVGVAMTGGAWGAAAAPVVERSEFGKMADGTVIELFTLRNGRGLTAKVMTYGAILVELHVPDRQGQSRDVVLGFDQLGPYVKGHPLFGATVGRFANRIGGAQFVLNGQVYKLAANNGKNHIHGGRRGFDKQVWQAEPFSSASAAGVRLRYRSPDGEEGYPGNLQVTVTYALTVENELRIDYESTSDKDTIVNLTNHSYFNLGGHDSGDVLGHELQLLADFYTPADEGLIPTGEILFVKGTPLDFTQPTPIGARIKELARTRGYDHNFVLKSDGITPALGARVVEPKSGRVMEMWTTEPGVQLYTANHMSNQPGKGGAVYQQYQGFCLETQHFPDSINKPHFPSPILRAGQVRKSTTVFKFSTRG
- a CDS encoding Gfo/Idh/MocA family oxidoreductase, with protein sequence MKRSSISRRQFLRHSAAASAALALPTLIPRHVLGAEGQPGANERINIGFIGIGRQATGLLSGALRSKTARIGAFADVNLSRAQKNASALGATAYQDYRHLLDQKDIDAVVTATPEHWRILIVLHACQAGKDLYVEKPLSLTVKEGRWMVTAARKYKRIIQVGSQQRSDPLDVAACEFVRSGGLGKITKVVASNYPSPWEYNLPPEPVPEGLDWNMWCGPAPLVPFSQSLYVPREVGQPGSPGWAAPGWLSFRPHSGGEVTGWGSHGFDMIQYALGMDDSGPVEIWPVGKKFEAPTYDKPESKARGDKITSEPLVYFKYANGVVVEPGNAPGFGCVVHGEKGWLRIDRGRLDSQPEDIYEKLMRERPKIPGHIENWLQCIKSRKLPTADVEIGHRSATVCHLVNICRWTGRKLRWDPVKEIFPDDPEANQHLDRERRKGFEVPAVI
- the rpoN gene encoding RNA polymerase factor sigma-54, whose protein sequence is MAQGLHLTQSLKQTLVLAPQMQQSLALLQAPILELKALVEKELQQNPVLEELPPSASDTQEKTEADPGEIPASRLDPAEPPPDVTYDPATERESKAPVDDFQAEFERLAQLDQEWRDHFSQTQTPLRSREEDEEKRAYMFESLTNGVSLQEDLLEQMRLSDLTPEQRPIAELIIGNIDENGYLKASVDELSFSTNVPREQIEAVLKVIQSFHPPGVGARDLRECLLLQLERAGRQDSLEYKIIQNHMDELGRRRFPEIARALNVQVAEVQEAARRIANLDPRPGRAISAEPDVYIVPEVFVTKSGDDYVVTLNDEHIPRLRISNQYKDLMAQPNSDDEVRDYIRNKIQAGKFLIKSIHQRQQTILNIAKEIVKRQRDFMEKGVSALKPMTMAQVAEAVGVHETTVSRAVSGKYMQTPQGVFEMRYFFTSGLQTTNGDGVSNATVKEMIAELFRNESPKYPLSDEEVVRLLKEKGIVIARRTVAKYRAELGILPSNLRKVY